One genomic region from Branchiostoma lanceolatum isolate klBraLanc5 chromosome 7, klBraLanc5.hap2, whole genome shotgun sequence encodes:
- the LOC136438430 gene encoding very-long-chain (3R)-3-hydroxyacyl-CoA dehydratase 1-like, producing the protein MGKKTTKQVPGKARPPLGPIVRSWLVFYNAASAVGWAYVLFLFFRHLLHTLPSHTWYEGVYGAVKDPLKAFLPLSLILEVLHAATGLVPSGVVPTALQMSARVFMVWGVAHLVPKIQTTVYISLFVVPWCVAEVTRYPYYVTAVLGIKSEVLLWCRYTLFIVLYPLGMFGEALTMYAALGPIKEGALHLAGIPSNLQGAFQYYYYFVLVLLLAWMPCWWPIYMHMFRQRKKALGKPSTKEE; encoded by the exons ATGGGGAAGAAGACTACCAAGCAGGTGCCTGGCAAAGCTCGGCCACCTCTCGGGCCTATCGTCCGATCATGGCTGGTTTTCTACAACGCGGCTAGCGCAGTCGG GTGGGCATACGTGCTGTTCCTTTTCTTTCGCCACCTTCTACACACCCTCCCTTCCCACACCTGGTACGAGGGTGTGTATGGGGCCGTCAAGGATCCTTTGAAGGCATTTCTTCCCCTAAGCCTGATCCTGGAA GTTCTGCATGCTGCTACAGGACTCGTCCCCTCCGGCGTCGTTCCCACCGCCCTGCAGATGTCCGCTAGAGTTTTCATGGTGTGGGGCGTGGCTCATCTCGTTCCCAAG ATACAGACGACGGTGTACATCTCCCTGTTCGTCGTGCCGTGGTGTGTGGCGGAGGTGACCAGGTATCCTTACTACGTCACTGCTGTCCTGGGGATCAAGTCAGAGGTGCTTCTCTGGTGCAg ATACACATTGTTCATCGTGCTGTATCCACTGGGAATGTTT GGGGAGGCGTTGACCATGTACGCAGCCTTGGGCCCCATCAAAGAGGGCGCTCTTCACCTTGCAGGGATTCCATCAAACCTCCAGGGGGCGTTCCAGTACTACTACTATTTCGTTCTCGTACTACTGCTGGCGTGGATGCCAT GCTGGTGGCctatatacatgcacatgtttCGTCAGAGGAAGAAAGCACTGGGCAAACCCAGCACCAAGGAGGAATAA
- the LOC136437930 gene encoding very-long-chain (3R)-3-hydroxyacyl-CoA dehydratase 2-like, giving the protein MGKKTTKKVSGGKSRPPLGPIARSWLVFYNSASAVGWAYVLFLFVRHLLHILPSPTLYEGVYEAVKDPLKAFLPLSFILEVLHAATGLVPSGVLLTAMQMSARVFMVWGVAHLVPKIQTTVYISLFLMPWCVAEVTRYLYYVTAVLGVKSEVLLWCRYTLFIVAYPMGMFGEALTMYAALGPIKEGALHLAGIPSNLQGAFHYYYYFVVVVLLAWMPCWWPVYMHMFRQRKKALGKPSTKEE; this is encoded by the exons ATGGGGAAGAAGACTACCAAGAAGGTGTCCGGCGGCAAATCTCGGCCACCTCTCGGGCCTATCGCCCGATCATGGCTGGTTTTCTACAACTCCGCTAGCGCAGTCGG GTGGGCATACGTGTTGTTCCTATTCGTTCGCCACCTTCTACACATCCTCCCCTCCCCCACCTTGTATGAGGGCGTGTATGAGGCCGTCAAGGATCCTTTGAAGGCATTCCTTCCACTAAGCTTCATCCTGGAA GTTCTACATGCGGCTACCGGACTCGTTCCTTCCGGCGTCCTTCTCACGGCAATGCAGATGTCCGCTAGGGTTTTCATGGTGTGGGGCGTGGCTCATCTCGTTCCCAAG ATACAGACGACGGTGTACATCTCCCTGTTCCTTATGCCGTGGTGTGTGGCAGAGGTGACCAGGTATCTTTACTACGTCACCGCTGTCCTGGGGGTCAAGTCAGAGGTGCTTCTATGGTGCAG aTACACATTATTCATCGTGGCGTATCCAATGGGAATGTTC GGGGAGGCGTTGACCATGTACGCAGCCTTGGGCCCCATCAAAGAGGGCGCTCTTCACCTTGCAGGGATTCCATCAAACCTCCAGGGGGCGTTCCATTACTACTACTATTTCGTTGTAGTAGTACTACTGGCGTGGATGCCAT GCTGGTGGCCagtatacatgcacatgttcCGTCAGAGGAAGAAAGCGCTGGGCAAACCAAGCACCAAGGAGGAATAA